In Montipora foliosa isolate CH-2021 chromosome 13, ASM3666993v2, whole genome shotgun sequence, one DNA window encodes the following:
- the LOC137983495 gene encoding LOW QUALITY PROTEIN: uncharacterized protein (The sequence of the model RefSeq protein was modified relative to this genomic sequence to represent the inferred CDS: deleted 1 base in 1 codon; substituted 1 base at 1 genomic stop codon), translating to MEDGRIPKDILYGELVSGSLRPFGRPKLRYKDVCKRDMRALDFNTESWECTAADRSTWQRTREPDGRGAHLETTGNHSYLHPLWQKHRTSTEDGDNTSHTDTVVDVFERFKNYLDEKVESLSSGLVSRTATETQKLSRVAEAEKLKFAGNKDQFIFNSELCXTLDEVSDLLAAKQTEKAEEKVAELSKNLKRRQKIIKLADKSEAGWLAVKEYQTEELASDSEDEKRIRKAQERALKEKKQNVSRKQDRDRNSSLGASRFRATNDDRMLFRGIVLALSLYFIGKCLHSACLYLVVVMFYASAYWRRKIIFLRTNAVRKTERASSTKFELLVSPIMENVLRPFLVSCKMPCECNAYVFKDKLRRRRSCFAENEETN from the exons ATGGAAGACGGCCGGATTCCAAAGGACATCCTGTACGGCGAGCTAGTCTCTGGTTCACTGAGACCTTTTGGCCGACCCAAGCTGCGCTATAAAGATGTCTGCAAGCGCGACATGAGAGCTCTGGACTTCAACACCGAGAGCTGGGAGTGCACAGCAGCTGACCGTAGCACCTGGCAGAGGACAAGAGAGCCAGACGGAAGGGGCGCACACCTGGAAACAACCGGCAACCACTCATACCTGCATCCACTTTGGCAAA AGCATAGGACATCAACCGAGGACGGAGACAACACATCTCATACTGATACTGTCGTAGACGTATTTGAACGTTTCAAGAACTATCTAGACGAGAAAGTCGAAAGTCTTTCGTCCGGCCTCGTGTCCCGTACGGCGACTGAGACTCAAAAGTTAAGCAGAGTAGCCGAAGCAGAGAAGTTGAAGTTCGCGGGAAACAAGGATCAA TTTATCTTTAACTCCGAACTTTGCTGAACCCTTGACGAAGTAAGTGACCTTTTAGCCGCCAAGCAAACAGAAAAAGCAGAGGAGAAGGTCGCTGAGCTAAGTAAGAATCTTAAACGCCGGCAGAAGATTATCAAACTCGCCGACAAAAGCGAAGCAGGTTGGCTCGCCGTTAAAGAGTACCAGACAGAGGAGCTTGCCAGTGACTCCGAAGACGAGAAACGAATTCGTAAAGCACAGGAAAGAGCCTTGAAGGAGAAGAAACAGAATGTGTCAAGGAAGCAGGACAGGGATAGAAACTCGTCGCTTGGCGCTTCTCGTTTTCGCGCTACTAACGATGACAGGATGCTTTTTCGTGGTATTGTCCTTGccctttctttgtatttcatAGGCAAGTGTTTGCACTCTGCCTGCCTTTACCTTGTTGTAGT TATGTTTTATGCGTCAGCATACTGGAGaaggaaaattattttccttcGTACGAACGCAGTGAGAAAGACGGAAAGagcttcttccaccaagtttgagctactCGTTTCTCCCATAATGGAAAATGTTCTGAGACCTTTTTTGGTAAGCTGCAAGATGCCTTG CGAATGCAACGCTTATGTATTCAAAGACAAACTTCgaagaagacgaagttgttttgctgaaAATGAAGAAACCAATTGA
- the LOC137981971 gene encoding uncharacterized protein: protein MKDQFTKFPLTRHEITDKVDEFEETYGIPQIVGAIDGCHIEINAPQRNHEDYYNRKQHYSVIRQGIVDSSLKFIHATGGYPGSIHDARVLRLSGLYDMAQNEQILSGPTRDINGVEIGPLLAGDSEYPLTGLLMKPFPDKGRLTPEQRKFNKKFSALRCVVERAFGMLKSRWRIVRKKIEQKTSTLTKTVVASCVLHNICIERGDLYDDYCDSDDDSDDEYEDKIVFETGTDVRDALKDFVWEKL, encoded by the coding sequence ATGAAGGATCAATTCACAAAATTTCCCTTGACAAGGCACGAAATTACAGATAAGGTTGACGAGTTTGAAGAAACTTATGGCATACCTCAAATTGTGGGAGCCATAGATGGTTGCCACATAGAAATAAATGCTCCACAACGAAATCACGAAGATTATTATAATCGTAAGCAGCATTATAGTGTTATACGTCAAGGCATAGTTGATTCTAGTCTAAAATTTATTCATGCTACGGGTGGCTATCCAGGCAGCATACATGATGCTCGCGTTCTTAGATTAAGTGGACTATACGATATGGCACAAAATGAACAAATTCTTTCTGGTCCGACTAGAGATATCAATGGAGTAGAAATCGGCCCTCTTCTCGCTGGAGACAGCGAATATCCCCTCACCGGCTTGCTTATGAAACCATTCCCAGACAAGGGACGCTTAActcctgaacaaagaaaatttaacaaaaaattcAGCGCCCTACGATGTGTGGTGGAGCGTGCATTTGGCATGTTAAAATCACGGTGGCGAATTGTTAGGAAAAAAATTGAGCAGAAAACGTCAACGTTAACGAAAACTGTTGTTGCATCATGCGTTTTGCATAACATCTGTATTGAGAGAGGAGACTTGTATGATGATTACTGTGACTCTGACGATGACTCAGACGATGAATATGAAGACAAAATTGTATTTGAAACTGGCACTGATGTAAGAGATGCTTTAAAAGACTTTGTGTGGGAAAAGTTGTAA